The window CCGGATCGACCACCTCGACCGACTCCATGCGATCGGTGATGAGAAAAAACCGTCTCTTGTCTTGGGTATAGGAGCTGTCGGTCACCGCACCATGGCGCAGGCGCAGACCCTCAGTGAACTCATCCGTCGTCTGGTCGAAGAAAAGGATTCGGTCGGGCCATACACCGGCGATGAAAACGGTGGGCTCGCTCTGCGCGCCGAGTGAGAGAGGGCAAGAAAGCCCCAATAGCGTGAGGGCGAAGGCTCGCATAGAACCTCTTACGGGAAAATCAGATCGATCTTCCGCCAATCCTGGCTCGCACTCGCACAACCCGAATGCCAGTCGGGGTTGTTGTTCAGGTAGTCGGGCACCTGAGCGGGCCAGAAACAGGTCTTGTAGCAATCGTAGAGGTCGCGCTCC of the Vicinamibacteria bacterium genome contains:
- the qhpC gene encoding quinohemoprotein amine dehydrogenase subunit gamma, with protein sequence ALQETPPHYPPGCTTIFSPGWEVDSTGGTAAWCQPMERDLYDCYKTCFWPAQVPDYLNNNPDWHSGCASASQDWRKIDLIFP